The Stratiformator vulcanicus genome has a segment encoding these proteins:
- a CDS encoding MotA/TolQ/ExbB proton channel family protein, producing MNQQIFDIAATVIYTAMAAVAVYGVFVVVLLIRRIGQKQFRNAAQGDAFLEEITEHLRRREYEAVVEKCDRPPYWSKAVPQLMMMATTNRGTPLPKLKRNLAEKFERDVLADLEYRTSWITTIVKTAPMLGLLGTVVGMIAAFGKIASMQQQGATNPADLAQDISFALATTAVGLSIAIPLVLAGNVLQVKIGKLQDSVQDYLGRFLDEFAESIGTGGGPS from the coding sequence ATGAATCAACAAATATTCGACATTGCCGCGACCGTCATCTACACAGCGATGGCCGCGGTTGCCGTTTACGGCGTGTTCGTGGTCGTGCTGCTGATCCGACGGATCGGCCAGAAACAATTCCGCAATGCCGCTCAGGGAGACGCGTTTCTCGAAGAGATCACCGAGCATCTGCGACGGCGCGAATATGAGGCCGTCGTCGAGAAATGCGACCGCCCGCCGTACTGGAGCAAGGCGGTTCCCCAGTTGATGATGATGGCAACAACGAATCGGGGCACGCCACTTCCTAAGCTCAAGCGCAATCTCGCTGAAAAATTCGAGCGAGACGTGCTGGCCGATCTCGAGTATCGCACGAGTTGGATTACGACCATCGTCAAGACGGCCCCGATGCTCGGGCTGTTGGGAACCGTCGTGGGGATGATCGCGGCGTTCGGTAAAATCGCGTCGATGCAGCAGCAGGGGGCGACGAATCCGGCCGACCTTGCCCAAGACATCAGCTTCGCCCTGGCCACGACGGCCGTGGGACTGTCGATCGCGATTCCGCTAGTGCTGGCGGGGAACGTGTTGCAGGTCAAAATCGGCAAGCTGCAAGACTCGGTGCAGGACTATCTGGGTCGGTTTCTTGATGAGTTTGCCGAGTCGATCGGAACCGGGGGAGGTCCGTCATGA
- a CDS encoding ExbD/TolR family protein, which produces MIGSPPVAPVDAGPNEADDEAYVPKRRKLGEADLDITPMIDVTFLLLIFFMVTSTMQETDSTDIPPARFGVGTETGESIMITLRRPISEGDEPTVVFPGGDERALSEAVEAETLKNLVEAGLNEIPRTERVIVNADRDLPFGDVRRLTSGLSDFEEIRLFFGVQDPASR; this is translated from the coding sequence ATGATCGGTTCCCCACCCGTCGCCCCGGTCGACGCGGGGCCGAACGAAGCGGACGACGAAGCCTATGTGCCCAAACGTCGCAAGCTGGGCGAGGCCGATCTCGACATCACGCCGATGATTGACGTCACGTTTTTGCTGCTGATCTTCTTTATGGTCACCTCGACCATGCAGGAGACCGATTCGACCGACATTCCCCCGGCACGTTTTGGTGTCGGAACGGAAACGGGCGAGTCGATCATGATTACGCTGAGACGTCCGATATCGGAGGGAGACGAGCCGACCGTCGTTTTTCCCGGTGGGGATGAGCGAGCTTTGTCGGAGGCCGTCGAAGCCGAGACGCTCAAAAACCTCGTCGAAGCGGGCTTGAATGAAATACCGCGGACCGAGCGGGTCATCGTCAACGCGGATCGAGATCTGCCGTTCGGCGACGTCAGACGACTGACCTCCGGTTTGTCCGACTTTGAAGAAATTCGCCTGTTCTTCGGGGTTCAGGATCCCGCGTCCCGTTAG
- a CDS encoding ExbD/TolR family protein, producing the protein MSFKFRCGSCDAVLRIGPRYAGQRVRCGECDAILKVPTEASGQAKKPASSFSVHDALEGGFALRPRAKKEDDFDLTPMVDVTFLLLIFFMITASFSVQKTLEVPPPDPEDKGASQAIPLEDLQDDSVIVRIEAGDRVFVDDEPINSIDDLSVRLSELMREDRKTEMVIQATDQARHEAVVIAYDAGNEVGMQRIRIANPDS; encoded by the coding sequence ATGTCCTTCAAATTTCGTTGCGGCTCTTGTGATGCCGTGCTTCGGATCGGACCTCGCTACGCCGGGCAACGGGTCCGCTGCGGCGAGTGCGATGCGATTTTGAAGGTGCCGACGGAGGCGAGCGGGCAAGCGAAAAAGCCCGCGTCCAGCTTCAGCGTTCACGATGCGCTCGAAGGCGGTTTTGCACTCCGCCCCCGCGCGAAGAAAGAGGACGATTTCGATCTGACGCCGATGGTCGACGTGACCTTCTTGCTGCTGATCTTCTTCATGATTACGGCCTCGTTTAGCGTGCAAAAAACGCTTGAGGTCCCGCCGCCCGATCCTGAGGACAAGGGAGCGTCCCAGGCGATTCCGCTCGAAGATTTGCAGGACGACTCGGTCATTGTGAGGATCGAAGCGGGCGATCGCGTGTTCGTCGACGATGAGCCGATCAATTCGATCGATGATCTGTCCGTACGGCTTTCCGAATTAATGCGGGAAGACCGGAAGACAGAAATGGTGATTCAAGCCACAGATCAAGCCCGGCATGAAGCGGTCGTGATCGCTTACGACGCCGGCAACGAAGTCGGAATGCAGCGAATCCGCATTGCAAATCCCGACAGTTGA
- a CDS encoding outer membrane protein assembly factor BamB family protein, whose product MAEIEIIRDGQSQDILPISRRQPLAVGRKDISDICLEGSDVPPMHSRIRWSGKGYEVTAATSEGIEVNGTVVRKKLLDNGDVIRVGSFDLKFTRGIRKATARRLKGKMKPAPKVEEPEVQIDKSGFPVAEVVIAGKFTGPNGSATQKSTPDIGEEGESGFADDFEEDWIDDESDAAPKTEGAPVDAESSSTKPISKRARRPGEEDVLRSPVVLGSVGTVLALFLAAAAIWFVIGRESSTALLDQAQADLDVGRYSQAIRGFEQFLLEYATDSRASEVRLRLGLARVQSVVESTAPDYPKALELLERFHRDNRDRPGFDDVRPEVARLSLAIAEGAAAGAIRDGDRELLETAQVAAATHDRFVDAEARDSAVRKRLTSEITEAEWSARRREFFESQTASIRNQIEEAKFVEAYQALSELLARYPELATRPEIEAIRAEAKAAEAMLVEIKSDDPVTSIGTDEIQLPSTVLSSRLRGQTNEVSDGRTIPVIGSQAVFGIDALTGAVTWRTGLARRPPFAPVEFFRPEPSVLVFAPVAGDLMLLDAGTGKSVWRTPLNGQPVGEPLLLPRRVVLLMDSQELVIVDLRTGDLETRLSFPQPVVGGAALMPSGQEVFVLGESETGYVVTLDPPACEEVVAVGHAPASIEYAPLTMGSLLLLCMNDRVKQSQLVVLRVLDGKIDEKPAATLRLEGRINGRPLLRGNKLFVPTDGERLSAFIVSDNIEQPVLTAGPSVQLPDPQPGPVELVAGSGGRVWMAGSSLRQLTWTADRWEIDPSSIASGRHTQSPQTLGEDLFATRQVPASSAIFVTRADRTTMQPLWRTVISSPVLATSVSDRLLTVVTTAGEIFRMRVDEIGTSAAIDRSQPLPEFDEFGRPLIVSHDAGGNSVILQRGESSRIWIIDSSGRVRSMLQADVSIDVPPVVTRNSVVVAKPGTLTIARLNDRVIPDRVDFQLPVIDGETADWARLMSAPGGQVVAIDTAGVIRVFESPAQSGGSLVEIATAQFTSPILAGFNGDGSNLLVADGRTVLSLAFPELRSRKQAQCTAEVLGTPMSIGSLVVAELADGSVQAVKQNAIETGPLWRVEIGDAGLAGHPFFTEDVIGLAGRDGGVTFVNADDGRLQRRLDLGQPLDGDPIRFDTMTVLTTMDGTLLKLSDESTGTAGEQSPSGDEVD is encoded by the coding sequence ATGGCAGAGATTGAAATTATTCGCGATGGCCAATCACAGGACATCTTGCCGATTTCTCGTCGGCAACCGCTCGCCGTCGGTCGAAAAGACATCAGCGATATTTGCTTGGAAGGTTCTGACGTTCCGCCGATGCATAGCCGCATTCGCTGGTCGGGAAAAGGTTACGAAGTCACGGCTGCCACGTCCGAAGGAATCGAAGTCAACGGAACGGTCGTCCGCAAAAAACTGCTCGACAATGGCGACGTGATTCGCGTCGGATCGTTCGATCTCAAATTCACGCGCGGCATTCGTAAAGCAACCGCGCGACGCCTCAAAGGGAAGATGAAGCCGGCGCCGAAAGTCGAAGAGCCGGAAGTGCAGATCGACAAGAGCGGCTTTCCAGTCGCAGAGGTCGTGATCGCCGGCAAGTTCACTGGCCCAAATGGATCCGCGACCCAAAAGTCGACGCCCGACATTGGAGAAGAAGGTGAGAGCGGTTTCGCCGACGATTTTGAAGAGGATTGGATCGACGACGAATCGGATGCCGCGCCGAAGACGGAGGGAGCGCCCGTCGACGCAGAGTCGTCATCCACTAAGCCGATTTCCAAGCGGGCCCGTCGCCCCGGAGAAGAAGACGTTTTAAGGTCGCCCGTCGTGCTGGGCAGCGTGGGGACGGTACTCGCCCTATTCTTGGCCGCGGCTGCGATCTGGTTCGTGATCGGTCGAGAGTCTTCAACGGCGTTGCTCGATCAGGCGCAAGCCGATCTCGATGTCGGTCGGTACTCTCAGGCGATCCGCGGCTTCGAACAATTCTTACTTGAGTACGCAACCGACTCTCGGGCGTCGGAGGTTCGGCTGCGACTGGGGTTGGCGCGAGTGCAAAGCGTCGTTGAATCGACCGCCCCCGACTATCCGAAAGCGCTCGAACTGCTGGAGCGATTTCATCGAGACAACCGAGATCGCCCCGGCTTCGACGATGTCCGGCCCGAGGTCGCGCGGCTTTCGCTCGCGATTGCCGAGGGAGCAGCCGCCGGCGCCATTCGTGACGGTGATCGCGAGCTGTTGGAGACCGCGCAGGTCGCCGCCGCCACGCACGACCGATTTGTTGACGCTGAAGCCCGCGATTCGGCCGTGCGGAAGCGCCTTACTTCTGAGATCACCGAAGCCGAGTGGTCGGCCCGTCGACGCGAGTTCTTTGAGTCGCAAACGGCGTCCATTCGAAATCAGATCGAGGAGGCAAAATTTGTCGAGGCCTATCAGGCTCTGAGCGAACTGCTTGCTCGCTATCCGGAATTGGCGACACGGCCGGAGATCGAAGCGATCCGAGCGGAGGCGAAGGCGGCAGAGGCGATGTTGGTTGAAATCAAATCGGACGATCCCGTCACATCAATCGGCACCGATGAAATCCAACTTCCGTCGACGGTGCTATCGTCTCGCCTGCGTGGCCAAACGAACGAAGTCTCGGACGGCCGCACGATTCCGGTTATCGGCTCGCAGGCAGTCTTCGGCATCGATGCATTGACTGGCGCGGTCACGTGGCGCACCGGATTGGCGCGCCGACCGCCTTTTGCACCAGTGGAGTTCTTTCGGCCGGAGCCTTCGGTATTAGTCTTCGCGCCGGTCGCCGGCGATTTGATGCTCCTCGATGCAGGGACCGGCAAGTCGGTCTGGCGTACGCCACTGAATGGTCAACCGGTCGGGGAGCCGCTGCTATTGCCGCGGCGTGTCGTGCTGTTAATGGACTCCCAAGAGCTCGTCATCGTTGATCTGCGGACAGGTGATCTGGAGACGCGCCTTTCGTTTCCGCAACCGGTTGTGGGCGGTGCCGCACTGATGCCGAGCGGGCAGGAGGTCTTCGTGCTGGGCGAGAGCGAGACCGGTTATGTCGTCACGCTCGATCCCCCGGCTTGCGAAGAAGTCGTCGCGGTCGGTCACGCTCCAGCTTCGATCGAGTACGCACCGTTGACGATGGGCTCATTACTTTTGCTCTGCATGAATGACCGCGTGAAGCAGTCTCAGTTGGTCGTCTTGCGAGTCCTCGATGGGAAGATCGACGAGAAACCGGCTGCGACGCTTCGCTTGGAAGGGCGAATCAATGGTCGCCCCCTTTTGCGTGGCAACAAGCTGTTCGTCCCTACCGACGGCGAGCGGCTCAGCGCATTCATCGTTTCCGATAACATCGAACAACCGGTACTCACCGCCGGGCCGAGTGTTCAACTCCCCGACCCACAGCCCGGACCAGTCGAGCTGGTCGCCGGATCGGGCGGACGTGTCTGGATGGCCGGCTCCTCTCTGCGTCAACTCACATGGACGGCAGACCGATGGGAGATCGACCCGAGTTCAATCGCTTCGGGCCGCCATACTCAATCGCCGCAGACGCTGGGTGAAGACCTATTCGCCACTCGCCAGGTGCCGGCGAGTTCGGCGATCTTTGTGACAAGAGCTGACCGAACGACGATGCAGCCTTTATGGCGGACCGTCATCTCGTCACCCGTGTTAGCGACCTCAGTGTCCGACCGCCTGTTGACGGTCGTCACGACTGCCGGTGAAATCTTTCGAATGCGGGTCGACGAAATCGGCACGAGCGCGGCGATCGATCGGTCGCAACCACTGCCGGAGTTCGACGAATTCGGCCGTCCTCTCATTGTCTCTCATGACGCCGGCGGCAACTCCGTGATCCTGCAGCGTGGCGAGTCGTCTCGAATTTGGATCATCGACAGTTCGGGCCGAGTCCGTTCGATGCTCCAAGCCGATGTGTCTATCGACGTTCCGCCAGTCGTGACGCGCAATTCGGTTGTCGTTGCCAAGCCCGGTACGCTGACTATCGCGCGGCTGAACGACCGGGTCATTCCCGATCGAGTCGATTTTCAACTACCGGTCATCGATGGCGAAACTGCCGATTGGGCGCGACTGATGTCTGCACCGGGAGGGCAGGTTGTGGCCATCGACACCGCGGGTGTCATTCGCGTATTTGAGTCACCGGCGCAGTCCGGCGGTTCGCTGGTCGAAATTGCGACCGCACAATTCACATCGCCGATTTTGGCCGGCTTCAACGGTGACGGAAGCAACCTGCTGGTGGCCGACGGACGAACGGTTCTGTCACTCGCGTTCCCTGAACTCCGGTCGCGAAAACAGGCTCAGTGTACCGCGGAGGTTTTGGGAACTCCGATGTCGATCGGTTCGCTGGTCGTTGCGGAACTTGCCGACGGATCGGTCCAGGCAGTCAAACAAAATGCGATCGAGACGGGGCCTTTGTGGCGAGTCGAAATTGGCGACGCCGGGCTCGCCGGTCATCCGTTTTTCACCGAAGATGTCATCGGTCTCGCCGGTCGCGACGGTGGGGTCACGTTCGTCAACGCCGACGACGGTCGACTACAGCGACGCCTTGATTTGGGACAACCGCTTGACGGTGATCCCATTCGCTTCGACACGATGACAGTTCTGACCACGATGGACGGCACGCTGCTTAAACTGAGCGACGAGTCGACTGGCACGGCCGGCGAGCAAAGCCCCTCGGGAGATGAGGTGGATTAA